The Stegostoma tigrinum isolate sSteTig4 chromosome 41, sSteTig4.hap1, whole genome shotgun sequence genome has a window encoding:
- the LOC125448499 gene encoding guanylate-binding protein 1-like — protein MLARMIKDCVSCLCQGRAIVLDELYGTVPRVEETVRKGPCQTKTERIVPLAKPSEDRAPWNMENPVCLIENSESGELLINQKAVDDILSKIKQPVVVVAIAGLYRTGKSYLMNKLADRRKGFSLGSTIQSQTKGIWMMCLPHPLQRDHCLILLDTEGLGDVEKGNTNNDAWIFALSVLLSSMLVYNSMGTIDQYALDKLHYVTELTDLIKVKSGGGEDESTEFTRFFPAFVWCVRDFSLELKLDGKMVTEDGYLENALKLKHGSSKSIQVYNLPRECIRNYFPSRKCFVFDRPADKETMWSLEQVADSQLEPEFVKQTQKFVQYVYSTARTKTLKGGHPVTGQMLGALAVTYVDAIRSGQIPCLESAVHTLADIENTAAVQEAAQAYQEWMEKRVSLPTETVEELSKVHNQVLPEALKLFMRRCFNDKGQRYQEQFTKEVAKMYAAICDQNREISVDISSRAILDLGAVIQKKIQQRSYMKSRGYSEYEKDMAKLVKQYRATPGKGVQADQVLQNFLEKRQQLADAIRAADNSLSAAEKQMKAAQEKAEMAEQERKVNAEERRAAEQRLFDERRAMEENLAQLKEKAKQEQAQLLEEHEKVLNQRLQEQEKLIKDGFQGRADELQQEIDSLKKEKDKAASPSFVDMAIDTAILTVPGFYKAIPIAAKVGKFLWNKFF, from the exons A TGTTGGCGAGGATGATCAAAGACTGCGTGAGCTGCCTGTGCCAGGGTCGTGCCATAGTCCTAGACGAGCTGTATGGCACTGTGCCGCGGGTGGAAGAGACAGTCAGGAAGGGGCCGTGCCAAACCAAG ACAGAAAGGATAGTTCCTCTCGCAAAGCCAAGTGAAGACAGAGCCCCGTGGAACATGGAGAATCCCGTGTGTTTGATCGAGAACAGTGAGTCTGGTGAACTGCTCATCAACCAGAAGGCTGTGGACGATATCCTGTCGAAGATCAAGCAGCCCGTTGTGGTGGTAGCGATCGCTGGTCTGTACCGTACCGGCAAATCCTACCTCATGAACAAACTCGCTGACAGGCGGAAAG GTTTCTCGCTGGGATCCACCATCCAGTCCCAAACGAAGGGCATCTGGATGATGTGTTTGCCTCACCCGCTCCAGCGCGATCATTGCCTCATCTTATTGGATACTGAAGGCCTCGGAGATGTGGAGAAG GGCAATACAAACAATGACGCCTGGATCTTTGCGCTCTCTGTGCTCCTGAGCAGTATGCTGGTCTACAACAGCATGGGCACCATCGATCAGTACGCACTCGACAAGCTCCA TTACGTTACAGAGCTGACCGACCTCATCAAAGTGAAATCGGGGGGAGGGGAGGACGAGTCCACAGAGTTCACTCGCTTCTTCCCGGCTTTTGTCTGGTGCGTGCGGGATTTCTCCCTGGAGTTGAAGTTGGATGGCAAGATGGTGACGGAGGACGGGTACCTGGAGAACGCTCTCAAGCTGAAGCACG GTTCCAGTAAAAGTATCCAGGTGTACAACCTGCCGAGGGAGTGCATCAGGAATTACTTCCCCAGTCGCAAGTGTTTTGTGTTTGACAGACCGGCCGATAAGGAGACAATGTGGAGCCTGGAGCAGGTCGCAGATTCCCAGCTGGAACCTGAATTTGTGAAACAGACCCAGAAATTTGTCCAGTATGTGTACAGCACGGCCCGGACCAAGACATTGAAAGGAGGGCACCCAGTGACTGGCCAGA tgctggGAGCCCTCGCTGTCACCTATGTGGATGCTATCCGTAGCGGGCAGATCCCATGCCTTGAGAGCGCGGTGCACACACTGGCAGACATTGAGAACACGGCCGCTGTACAGGAGGCAGCTCAGGCCTACCAGGAATGGATGGAAAAACGGGTCAGTCTCCCCACAGAGACGGTGGAGGAGCTATCAAAGGTCCACAACCAAGTTCTCCCTGAGGCCCTGAAGCTGTTCATGAGGCGCTGCTTCAATGACAAAGGCCAGAGGTACCAGGAGCAGTTTACG AAAGAGGTGGCTAAAATGTACGCAGCCATTTGTGACCAGAACAGAGAAATATCTGTGGACATCTCGAGCAGAGCCATCTTGGATCTGGGAGCAGTGATCCAGAAGAAGATCCAACAAAGATCTTACATGAAGTCAAGAGGATACTCTGAGTATGAGAAGGACATGGCCAAGCTGGTGAAGCAATACCGGGCAACACCGGGGAAAGGAGTCCAG GCTGATCAGGTTCTCCAGAATTTCCTGGAAAAGAGGCAGCAACTCGCGGATGCCATCCGAGCTGCCGATAACAGTTTGTCGGCTGCAGAAAAGCAGATGAAAG CTGCACAGGAGAAGGcggaaatggcagagcaggagcGGAAAGTAAACGCAGAGGAGAGACGTGCCGCTGAGCAGCGTCTGTTCGACGAGAGGCGGGCGATGGAGGAGAATCTCGCTCagctgaaagagaaagcaaagcaaGAACAGGCCCAACTGCTCGAGGAACATGAGAAAGTCCTGAACCAGAGGCTCCAGGAGCAGGAGAAGCTGATCAAGGATGGATTCCAGGGCCGTGCGGATGAACTGCAGCAAGAGATCGACTCTCTGAAAAAGGAGAAGGATAAGGCAGCATCCCCTTCCTTTGTGGATATGGCTATTGACACAGCAATTCTAACAGTACCTGGCTTTTACAAAGCTATCCCAATCGCTGCCAAAGTAGGGAAATTTCTGTGGAATAAGTTCTTCTGA